One region of Gigantopelta aegis isolate Gae_Host chromosome 7, Gae_host_genome, whole genome shotgun sequence genomic DNA includes:
- the LOC121377750 gene encoding uncharacterized protein LOC121377750, with translation MQRRKYMNPGPNFVWHIDGYDKLSRYGICIHGAVDGFSRKIIWLQAYHTNKDPRVIAGYFMESVGIENKCPQRIRADRGTENGHVEQMQKFLRRNHTDSYAGEKAFLYGTSTANQRIESMWGMVRKQGIQYWMNLFQSLLDDGKFDGGYLDRELIRFCFLDVIQATLDDIRSTWNRHRLLNSGRPWIMHTMPSILRDKEFCS, from the exons ATGCAGCGACGAAAGTATATGAACCCAGGGCCAAATTTTGTGTGGCATATCGATGGTTATGATAAGCTTTCAAGATACGGCATTTGCATTCACGGTGCCGTGGATGGCTTCTCCAGAAAAATTATCTGGTTACAGGCTTATCACACCAATAAAGACCCACGTGTCATCGCAGGTTATTTTATGGAATCGGTGGGGATCGAAAACAAGTGCCCGCAACGAATTCGAGCTGACAGAGGAACTGAGAACGGACACGTTGAACAAATGCAGAAATTTCTGCGCAGAAACCATACTGATTCGTATGCAGGTGAGAAAGCTTTCTTGTACGGCACAAGCACTGCAAACCAACGGATTGAAAGCATGTGGGGCATGGTTCGCAAGCAAGGAATTCAGTACTGGATGAATTTATTCCAAAGTCTCCTTGATGACGGTAAATTTGACGGTGGCTACCTAGATCGAGAACTTATACGTTTTTGCTTCTTGGACGTGATACAG gcaACCCTAGATGATATTAGATCAACGTGGAACCGCCATCGCTTGCTGAACAGTGGGCGGCCCTGGATCATGCACACGATGCCGTCCATTCTACGGGACAAGGAATTTTGCAGTTAG
- the LOC121377254 gene encoding uncharacterized protein LOC121377254 yields MDMTTTLGEIIDVAKMRKLRFYLRTKNTQPNVVNSIENVLELDSTEEMDDGWLPDLSDDLEIENAGIQEKDIFTASDIPTMEHTQHSPRASTPTDGHKTVTWEDSIGEIQFAGWTPPAFRDPIPIAIQVHRGHVFHDLKMWFITATVILPNGDIEQADDNGGVLRDIVCEFWESFYEQCTLGSDIKVPCLRHDFEVQDWEAIAHVFALGWILQRIIPVRLAPSFLKCCLYGLDPHKNNSGIIEEFLGFVPHSERIILQVALSDFDKVDNEELLDVLTNHECKVLVTKDNIFTTMGQIASKELVQEPSFIKDVFFNTLIGYELDIDLCKVLDRLKPTTKRVLSLLDCEDANAPSFCYLKHYIRELKNVSLGAFLRFTTASDLLLSDVNDNYYRLTVRRVDLDGLARRPIAHTCGRVLELPQKYESFPQFRAEFNAILCSNIWVMDIH; encoded by the exons ATGGATATGACCACAACGCTTGGGGAAATTATAGATGTTGCTAAGATGCGAAAGTTGCGCTTCTATCTGAGAACGAAGAACACGCAGCCCAACGTTGTTAATTCCatagaaaatgttttggaaCTGGACTCGACAGAAGAGATGGACGATGGATGGTTACCAGACCTCAGTGATGACTTAGAAATCGAAAATGCTGGTATCCAGGAGAAAGATATATTTACTGCAAGCGATATTCCCACTATGGAGCACACACAACACAGCCCCAGGGCATCAACTCCTACTGATGGTCACAAAACGGTCACATGGGAAGACTCAATCGGGGAAATTCAATTTGCGGGATGGACACCACCAGCATTTAGAGATCCAATCCCAATTGCCATACAAGTTCACAGGGGACATGTTTTCCATGATCTAAAAATGTGGTTT ATAACTGCAACAGTAATACTTCCGAATGGCGACATAGAGCAAGCAGACGATAATGGTGGAGTCCTGAGGGACATTGTTTGTGAATTTTGGGAAAGTTTTTATGAACAATGTACTTTGGGTTCGGACATAAAAGTCCCATGCTTACGACATGACTTCGAAGTACAAGATTGGGAGGCCATCGCTCACGTGTTTGCACTTGGGTGGATTCTACAACGAATTATCCCAGTCAGACTGGCTCCCAGCTTTCTCAAATGTTGTCTGTATGGCTTGGACCCACACAAGAACAACTCAGGAATAATCGAGGAGTTTCTCGGGTTTGTACCTCACAGTGAACGCATAATCCTGCAGGTCGCTCTATCAGACTTCGACAAAGTTGACAACGAAGAATTACTTGATGTTCTCACTAATCACGAATGTAAGGTTTTGGTGACCAAGGATAATATCTTTACTACAATGGGGCAGATCGCAAGCAAAGAGTTGGTGCAAGAACCATCATTCATTAAAGATGTTTTTTTCAACACACTAATTGGGTATGAACTGGACATCGACTTATGTAAAGTGCTAGACCGACTCAAACCAACGACAAAGCGAGTCCTATCTCTTCTTGACTGTGAAGATGCAAATGCTCCTTCATTCTGCTACCTGAAACACTACATTCGTGAACTAAAAAACGTGTCTCTTGGAGCCTTCCTTCGCTTCACTACAGCATCTGATCTGTTGCTCTCCGATGTGAATGATAACTATTACCGTCTGACTGTCCGTAGGGTTGACCTAGATGGGCTTGCTCGCAGACCAATCGCGCATACATGCGGAAGAGTCCTCGAACTACCCCAAAAGTACGAAAGCTTTCCACAGTTCAGGGCTGAATTCAATGCAATCTTGTGTAGTAATATTTGGGTTATGGACATTCATTAA
- the LOC121377926 gene encoding uncharacterized protein LOC121377926, with protein MERLSITLRFLATGNTFEDLKFISAISPQSIGRIVIETCEAIISCLKSYVQLPRTQEEWSLVSQDFKAQWNFPHCLGAIDGKHVAIKKPPGSGYFYYNYKKFFSIVLMAVVNAKY; from the exons ATGGAACGCCTATCAATCACGTTACGTTTTCTTGCAACGGGCAATACTTTCGAAGATCTGAAGTTCATAAGCGCTATCTCACCCCAGTCAATTGGTCGTATAGTGATAGAAACCTGCGAGGCAATCATAAGCTGTCTGAAGTCATATGTACAG CTACCAAGAACGCAAGAAGAATGGTCACTTGTGAGCCAAGATTTCAAAGCACAGTGGAACTTCCCACACTGCCTAGGTGCTATCGATGGTAAACATGTTGCAATAAAGAAGCCACCAGGGTCTGGATATTTCTATTACAACTATAAAAAGTTCTTTAGTATCGTTCTGATGGCAGTTGTGAACGCtaagtattaa
- the LOC121377925 gene encoding uncharacterized protein LOC121377925: MDTFLRKRWVDNRTIDKLKEDKIDEDVARLMDDEQLTQYLSKPGDIIALRHFLKPSVPDQTRIRKHSLMEQLNSRLEMHDRNPDAPQSSVKLARYNAMKNTHIIELGWMHYNEKRHQYAQVRTKKGVGTRSISLDKKSTKTDIITEAKKLFFPGDESSLGSLKDRKLN, encoded by the exons ATGGACACTTTCTTGCGCAAACGATGGGTTGATAACCGAACAATCGATAAGCTGAAAGAGgataag attgACGAGGATGTAGCACGGCTAATGGATGATGAACAACTAACACAGTATCTATCAAAACCTGGGGATATTATAGCATtgagacattttttaaaaccatcCGTCCCGGACCAAACACGTATCAGGAAGCACAGTTTGATGGAACAACTGAATTCCCGATTGGAAATGCACGACCGTAATCCAGATGCTCCGCAATCCAGTGTAAAGTTGGCTCGCTATAACGCTATGAAAAACACCCATATCATTGAGCTGGGCTGGATGCACTACAACGAAAAGAGACACCAGTATGCCCAAGTTAGAACCAAAAAAGGAGTTGGGACGCGCTCCATATCATTGGATAAGAAATCCACCAAAACTGACATTATAACAGAAGCAAAGAAACTATTCTTTCCTGGAGATGAATCAAGCCTTGGGTCACTGAAAGATAGGAAATTGAATTAA
- the LOC121377927 gene encoding uncharacterized protein LOC121377927, with translation MSSRDKEEERKFLLQCIAVYRELPALWKVKTDDYSNRGKKDLAYEKLLAKYRERFENATKEDVKKKFNALRTNFRKELKKVNDSNKSGAGTEELYESTLWYYDAMSFLQDQETPAMSRSTLGDQNVSKHAFIVNYK, from the coding sequence ATGTCCAGTCGGGATAAAGAAGAAGAGAGGAAATTTCTCCTTCAATGTATTGCAGTTTATAGAGAGTTGCCAGCTCTGTGGAAAGTGAAGACAGATGACTACTCAAATAGAGGAAAGAAAGACTTGGCATATGAGAAGCTGTTGGCTAAATACAGAGAGCGTTTCGAGAACGCCACGAAGGAAGACGTAAAAAAGAAGTTCAACGCTCTTCGAACAAATTTCAGAAAGGAGCTCAAGAAGGTGAACGATTCCAACAAATCTGGAGCAGGCACAGAAGAACTGTACGAGTCGACCCTCTGGTATTACGATGCGATGTCCTTCCTCCAAGATCAAGAGACGCCGGCCATGTCGAGGAGCACACTCGGTGATCAAAATGTGAGTAAACATGCGTTTATTGTAAATTACAAATGA